From a single Raphanus sativus cultivar WK10039 chromosome 3, ASM80110v3, whole genome shotgun sequence genomic region:
- the LOC108846892 gene encoding transcription factor MYB16: protein MGRSPCCDKLGLKKGPWTQEEDQKLLAYIEEHGHGSWRSLPEKAGLHRCGKSCRLRWTNYLRPDIKRGKFNLQEEQTIIQLHALLGNRWSAIATHLPKRTDNEIKNYWNTHLKKRLVKMGIDPVTHKPKNETPLSSLGLTKNAAILSHMAQWESARLEAEARLARESKLLHYQTKPSSHHHHHGFTHKTLLTTWTSKTSQDQQQQLESPTSTVSFSEMKEPLAAKTEFVGSSTCLNLIKEPDQNDWISSTIHEFETTEMAGGVDEGFTGVMLAGDSLGRSLSDEKHETVKERSGGDCSNYYEEDNKNYLDSIFSFVDPSPPMF from the exons ATGGGAAGATCACCGTGCTGTGACAAATTGGGTTTAAAGAAAGGGCCATGGACACAAGAAGAAGATCAGAAACTTTTGGCTTATATTGAAGAACATGGACATGGAAGTTGGCGTTCATTGCCTGAGAAAGCTG GTCTTCACCGATGCGGCAAAAGCTGCAGACTAAGATGGACTAACTACCTAAGACCTGACATCAAAAGAGGCAAATTCAACTTACAAGAAGAACAAACCATTATTCAACTCCATGCTCTCTTAGGAAACAG GTGGTCGGCGATAGCGACTCATTTGCCGAAGAGAACAGACAACGAGATCAAGAACTACTGGAACACTCACTTGAAGAAACGGTTGGTTAAAATGGGGATTGATCCAGTgactcataaacccaaaaacgaAACTCCTCTGTCTTCTCTCGGTTTAACCAAGAACGCAGCCATACTTAGCCACATGGCTCAATGGGAAAGTGCTAGACTTGAAGCTGAAGCAAGGTTAGCTAGAGAATCAAAGCTTCTTcattaccaaaccaaaccatcatcacatcatcatcatcatggttTCACCCATAAGACATTGTTAACCACTTGGACAAGTAAAACAAGCCAAG ACCAGCAACAGCAGCTTGAGTCTCCGACATCTACAGTGTCGTTCTCGGAGATGAAGGAACCGTTGGCGGCGAAGACAGAGTTCGTTGGATCATCCACGTGTCTAAACTTGATCAAAGAACCTGATCAAAACGATTGGATCAGTTCAACGATTCACGAGTTTGAAACCACGGAGATGGCGGGAGGAGTTGACGAAGGGTTCACCGGTGTAATGCTCGCCGGAGATTCACTAGGCCGGAGCTTATCCGACGAGAAACACGAAACGGTGAAAGAGAGAAGTGGTGGTGACTGCAGCAACTACTACGAGGAGGACAACAAGAACTATTTGGACAGCATTTTCAGCTTTGTTGATCCTTCACCGCCGATGTTCTGA
- the LOC108845623 gene encoding translocase of chloroplast 120, chloroplastic-like yields MEEKKNADDRIINDNTASLLPPALPPVLGLGRGAPLLKPTTPRRRVNGNVSQQAEDPPTTTDETSEKLQLIRVKFLRLSHRLGQTPSRNVVVAQFLHRLGLAELSRGSSSSRVGSTTNRAISMAEQLEAAGGLDFSCTIMLLGKSGVGKSATINSIFDDDHQVKTDAFEMGTKRVQLVEGFVQGIKVRVIDTPGLSPSCFDNYKNVKTLKSIRAFIKKSPPDVVLYLDRLDTTQSIDDDMFLLRTITRVLGPSIWSNAIVGLTHAASAPPDGAASSYDMFVTRRCHAIQLDIGLAAGDARLVNPHVSLVENHPACRTNRAGQKVLPNGQAWKPHLLLLSFASKILAQEYALLKLLDNNNNNNNNSLAGRPLSVAARSKAPLLPVFLSYLLESDQRPPRLSTQLTKAEISRLIVGPVLVPPGWDHDINIGYDGLHASGILVDKEKIHMSYSGLVAETKRRRKLTTVQLEMASLVVHGEEGNKSTSLGFEMQKSTWRELFCTLQSDTNFWKQKAAAGLDVTLLGDSVSAGVKSERKLIDNKRFGMNVYGGGAMTSRGDAAYWGSLEAQLLGSFLSTLGLSVVDGHGGLAIGGNIQTQVPIGRSSHLTARANMNSRGAVQVSIRANIFEQLEHAMAALVPLFKKLLRYYSP; encoded by the coding sequence atggaagagaagaagaatgcAGACGATAGAATCATCAACGACAATACTGCATCGTTACTACCTCCTGCTCTTCCCCCAGTACTAGGCCTTGGGCGAGGTGCTCCTCTTTTGAAACCCACTACTCCACGACGCCGTGTCAATGGCAACGTGTCCCAGCAAGCAGAGGACCCTCCCACTACCACCGATGAGACCAGTGAGAAGCTACAATTGATTAGGGTCAAGTTTCTGAGGCTTTCACACAGATTAGGGCAAACTCCAAGTCGTAACGTTGTTGTTGCTCAGTTTTTGCATAGGCTTGGATTGGCTGAGCTGTCTAGGGGAAGCAGCAGCAGCCGTGTTGGTAGTACTACTAATCGTGCCATTTCCATGGCGGAACAGCTTGAGGCAGCTGGTGGGCTTGATTTTTCTTGTACGATTATGTTGCTCGGTAAAAGCGGTGTTGGCAAGAGTGCTACCATTAATTCTATTTTCGATGATGATCATCAAGTGAAGACCGATGCATTCGAGATGGGGACGAAGAGGGTTCAGCTCGTTGAGGGATTTGTTCAGGGAATCAAAGTCCGGGTGATCGACACTCCAGGCCTCTCACCATCATGCTTTGATAATTACAAGAACGTGAAAACCCTCAAGTCTATTAGGGCTTTCATCAAAAAAAGTCCACCGGATGTTGTTTTATATCTCGATAGGTTGGATACTACGCAAAGCATAGATGATGACATGTTTCTTTTGCGCACCATCACCCGTGTTCTTGGACCGTCGATATGGTCTAACGCCATCGTGGGTTTGACTCACGCCGCTTCCGCTCCACCAGATGGCGCTGCCTCTAGCTACGACATGTTTGTAACACGACGTTGTCATGCCATTCAGCTGGACATTGGCCTAGCAGCTGGAGACGCGCGGCTCGTGAACCCTCATGTGTCTTTAGTTGAGAACCACCCTGCTTGCAGGACGAACCGGGCGGGTCAGAAAGTGTTACCGAATGGCCAAGCGTGGAAGCCTCATTTGCTGTTACTCTCGTTTGCATCCAAGATTCTAGCACAAGAATATGCTCTTCTCAAATTActagataataataataataataataataatagtctAGCAGGAAGACCATTATCTGTAGCAGCTCGATCCAAGGCTCCACTACTGCCAGTTTTTCTCTCATATCTTCTGGAATCAGATCAGCGTCCTCCTCGATTAAGTACGCAATTGACTAAAGCTGAGATTTCTAGGCTAATCGTTGGGCCAGTCCTGGTACCTCCGGGGTGGGATCATGATATTAATATTGGCTATGATGGTTTACACGCTTCGGGAATTTTGGTTGATAAAGAAAAGATACATATGTCTTACTCGGGCCTAGTGGCAGAGACTAAGAGACGCAGGAAACTTACAACCGTGCAGCTGGAAATGGCCAGCTTGGTTGTACATGGAGAGGAGGGTAATAAATCAACCTCCCTAGGTTTCGAGATGCAAAAAAGTACTTGGCGTGAATTGTTTTGCACTCTTCAAAGTGATACCaatttttggaaacaaaaagcTGCGGCTGGTCTCGATGTAACGCTCTTGGGTGATTCGGTGTCTGCGGGGGTGAAATCAGAACGTAAGTTGATTGATAATAAAAGGTTCGGAATGAATGTGTATGGTGGTGGGGCAATGACTAGTCGAGGTGATGCTGCTTATTGGGGTAGTTTAGAAGCTCAGTTGCTTGGTAGTTTTTTATCTACTCTGGGACTTTCTGTGGTGGATGGGCATGGGGGTCTTGCTATCGGAGGGAATATACAGACCCAAGTGCCCATAGGACGTTCATCTCATCTAACTGCTCGTGCTAATATGAACAGCAGAGGGGCAGTGCAAGTAAGCATCCGGGCAAACATCTTTGAACAGCTCGAACATGCTATGGCCGCACTTGTTCCTCTGTTTAAGAAGCTACTTAGGTATTATTCCCCTTAG
- the LOC108848078 gene encoding early nodulin-like protein 17 has translation MARFTVLIAAVVLAIVVAVPEVTAKKYTVGENKFWNPNINYTIWAQGKHFYLGDWLYFVFDRNQHNILEVNKTDYENCNADHPLVNWTRGAGRDIVTLNVTKHYYLLDGKGGCYGGMKLAVKVEKLPPPPKAAPVKSIGSVSMATGVAQFVIPFALFSVSPVWDAILRMW, from the exons atggcGAGATTCACGGTGTTGATTGCGGCAGTGGTACTGGCCATTGTAGTGGCGGTGCCTGAAGTAACTGCGAAGAAGTACACAGTCGGCGAGAACAAGTTTTGGAACCCCAACATCAACTATACCATTTGGGCTCAGGGAAAGCATTTCTACCTCGGAGACTGGCTCT ATTTCGTGTTCGACAGGAACCAACACAACATTCTTGAAGTAAACAAGACCGACTACGAAAACTGTAACGCCGACCATCCTCTCGTAAACTGGACGCGTGGAGCTGGGAGAGACATTGTCACTCTCAACGTGACCAAACATTACTATCTTCTCGACGGAAAGGGTGGCTGTTACGGCGGCATGAAGCTCGCTGTTAAAGTCGAGAAGCTTCCTCCTCCACCGAAAGCGGCACCTGTCAAGAGCATTGGTTCAGTTTCCATGGCCACTGGTGTTGCTCAGTTCGTGATCCCGTTTGCTCTTTTCTCTGTTTCCCCGGTGTGGGACGCCATCTTAAGGATGTGGTAA
- the LOC108845622 gene encoding uncharacterized protein LOC108845622, translating to MAEETVRCLPDSPDVNRSWRRISTRKLSFLYTEETLLPNYLRSPTGSCHDACKYGGRQEDKKPRRVFSPLKRVNRSFSGTLSFVDSPLRKKKKKALLTNSFGSDGGCEVSRVCDVKKKAVVSSLSDSKRKKTGSQSHSFKKTVVVSRRRALEMVEHDKRVTALKLKSVAQTAAMALRRSTVNRKKIISGGTEASEPKKVAAPLRVAAVSSKRCSRSLKKTKKEGNSLSSKQTRKMVDDDDDKCKDLVEEKTMYVIKMNTGYETFASDQNQRCVMDPPTDDPKSEECLHESPQEEVDEANDESPQAIENEKTTRQVKIKPLSTESPLNDKSMRLMRFKRGKVLGVVGSQDNNSPRKLKFKRGKIVAAGADTSSTKASSQRSLKTKETNFRDDKEEEQHKPKPKPLEVVLKHQEDTEKKKSCDSRALLFNNVIEETANKLVETRKSKVKALVGAFESVISLQERNSSPATTTT from the coding sequence ATGGCTGAGGAGACAGTACGTTGTTTGCCTGATTCACCGGATGTAAACAGATCATGGAGAAGGATTTCCACTAGAAAGCTGAGTTTCTTATACACCGAAGAGACGCTTCTCCCTAACTACCTCAGGTCTCCCACCGGTTCTTGTCACGATGCATGCAAGTACGGTGGAAGACAAGAAGACAAGAAGCCTAGAAGAGTCTTCTCACCTCTCAAAAGGGTCAACAGAAGCTTCTCTGGAACTCTAAGCTTTGTTGATTCACctctgaggaagaagaagaagaaggcattATTAACCAATTCTTTTGGTTCTGATGGTGGATGTGAGGTGAGCAGAGTTTGTGATGTTAAGAAGAAGGCTGTTGTGTCGTCTTTGTCAGATTCTAAGAGGAAGAAGACGGGTTCACAGTCACACTCTTTCAAAAAAACGGTTGTTGTGTCAAGGAGAAGAGCGTTGGAGATGGTTGAGCATGACAAGCGTGTCACCGCTTTGAAGCTGAAGTCTGTTGCTCAGACGGCGGCTATGGCTCTTAGACGCAGTACCGTGAATAGGAAGAAGATTATTAGTGGAGGAACCGAAGCTTCGGAACCAAAGAAAGTAGCTGCGCCTTTGAGAGTTGCTGCAGTGTCTTCGAAACGGTGTTCTCGAAGcttgaagaagacaaagaaggaGGGGAATAGCTTGAGTAGTAAGCAAACTCGGAAGAtggtggatgatgatgatgacaagtGTAAAGACTTGGTTGAGGAGAAGACTATGTATGTTATTAAGATGAACACAGGGTATGAGACTTTTGCTTCTGATCAGAACCAAAGGTGTGTCATGGATCCGCCTACTGATGATCCAAAGAGTGAAGAGTGTCTACATGAATCTCCTCAAGAAGAGGTAGATGAAGCTAATGATGAATCTCCTCAAGCTATTGAGAATGAGAAGACAACAAGGCAAGTAAAAATCAAACCCCTGTCAACAGAATCCCCTTTAAATGACAAGTCCATGAGACTGATGAGATTTAAAAGAGGAAAGGTCTTGGGCGTTGTTGGATCACAAGACAACAACAGTCCAAGAAAACTCAAGTTCAAGAGAGGAAAAATCGTCGCCGCCGGAGCAGACACATCATCCACAAAAGCCTCAAGTCAGAGAAGTTTAAAGACCAAAGAAACAAACTTCAGAGACGACAAGGAAGAAGAGCAACAcaaacccaaacctaaaccaTTGGAAGTTGTTTTGAAACACCAAGAAGacacagagaagaagaagagttgtgATTCAAGAGCGTTGTTGTTCAACAATGTGATAGAGGAAACAGCTAACAAGCTCGTGGAGACTCGCAAGAGCAAAGTTAAGGCCTTAGTGGGTGCTTTTGAGTCTGTCATATCTCTCCAAGAAAGAAACTCTTCtccagcaacaacaacaacgtaA
- the LOC108844606 gene encoding EID1-like F-box protein 1 encodes MILPKQYRCTHSPTCQCTRGHLSEDVLLLVFQHLNWNPKLVATLSCVCKWFDDFAKRVLWKEFCKTRAPRMMLDLQSSGSHCIDGNWRALGKLLIYCSGCTQGGLFNSTVQIPGHFVYRTRFSRTLGRSLLPPQCRTDVLYVSDPCEHLDQGEEGDVGLFRGIFKSFPTSRVRKVIINKAVPFHPSEVCPYCKAKLWSMLQAKIIPQSACVRLEAYEDCIEYFVCLNGHLVGICTLAPLSDSEEAVPSEDSNHTEKKQDNCLGKENGLKRRHSLLGGSENGGPSPQKRLTISNQCDIDV; translated from the exons atgatttTACCAAAGCAGTATCGCTGCACACACTCCCCGACCTGCCAGTGCACGAGAGGCCATCTAAGCGAAGACGTGCTGTTACTAGTCTTCCAGCATTTGAACTGGAACCCTAAACTAGTCGCAACACTCTCCTGCGTGTGCAAATGGTTCGACGATTTCGCCAAACGTGTCCTATGGAAAGAGTTCTGCAAGACTCGCGCGCCAAGAATGATGCTTGATCTGCAGTCCAGCGGTAGCCACTGCATCGACGGCAACTGGAGAGCCCTAGGGAAGCTTCTCATCTACTGCTCAGGATGCACACAAGGCGGTCTTTTCAACAGCACCGTTCAAATCCCTGGCCACTTCGTTTACAGAACAAGATTCTCGAGAACATTAGGGAGAAGCCTACTGCCGCCTCAGTGTAGAACTGATGTTCTCTACGTTAGTGATCCGTGCGAGCATCTTgatcaaggagaagaaggagacgTGGGTTTGTTCCGTGGGATTTTCAAGTCGTTCCCAACGTCTAGAGTCAGGAAAGTTATCATTAACAAGGCGGTTCCGTTTCATCCCTCTGAGGTTTGTCCGTACTGCAAAGCTAAACTGTGGAGCATGCTCCAAGCTAAGATCATACCCCAGAGTGCTTGCGTTCGTTTGGAAGCTTATGAGGACTGCATTGAGTATTTCGTTTGCCTTAATGGACATTTGGTTGGTATCTGCACTCTGGCTCCTTTGTCTGATTCTGAGGAGGCGGTTCCAAGTGAAGATAGCAATCACACAGAGAAGAAACAAG aCAATTGCTTGGGTAAAGAGAATGGATTGAAAAGGAGACATTCTTTATTGGGTGGAAGTGAGAATGGTGGACCTTCTCCTCAAAAACGGCTGACCATTTCGAATCAATGTGACATTGATGTGTGA
- the LOC108845864 gene encoding membrane-anchored ubiquitin-fold protein 2 isoform X1, giving the protein MAEVKKDHLEIKFRLNDGSDIGPKSFPDATTVAALKETVVAQWPREKENGPKTVKDVKLISAGRILENNKTVGDCRSPVSNLSDAVTTMHVLIQPQLTEKAEKKKKKKKPKGDLNQNKCVCLCFGRRL; this is encoded by the exons ATGGCAGAGGTGAAGAAGGATCACTTAGAGATTAAGTTCCGTCTAAACGATGGTTCAGATATCGGTCCTAAATCGTTTCCAGATGCTACAACCGTTGCTGCATTGAAAGAAACTGTGGTTGCTCAATGGCCTCGAG AGAAGGAGAATGGGCCAAAGACAGTGAAAGATGTGAAACTGATAAGCGCGGGTAGAATATTGGAGAACAACAAGACGGTTGGAGACTGCAGGAGTCCTGTCTCCAATCTCTCAGATGCTGTCACCACTATGCATGTCCTCATTCAACCTCAGCTTACtgaaaaag cagaaaagaagaagaagaagaagaagcctaaAGGTGATCTGAACCAGAACAAATGTGTCTGCTTATGTTTTGGACGCCGGTTATGA
- the LOC108845864 gene encoding membrane-anchored ubiquitin-fold protein 2 isoform X2 — translation MAEVKKDHLEIKFRLNDGSDIGPKSFPDATTVAALKETVVAQWPREKENGPKTVKDVKLISAGRILENNKTVGDCRSPVSNLSDAVTTMHVLIQPQLTEKEKKKKKKKPKGDLNQNKCVCLCFGRRL, via the exons ATGGCAGAGGTGAAGAAGGATCACTTAGAGATTAAGTTCCGTCTAAACGATGGTTCAGATATCGGTCCTAAATCGTTTCCAGATGCTACAACCGTTGCTGCATTGAAAGAAACTGTGGTTGCTCAATGGCCTCGAG AGAAGGAGAATGGGCCAAAGACAGTGAAAGATGTGAAACTGATAAGCGCGGGTAGAATATTGGAGAACAACAAGACGGTTGGAGACTGCAGGAGTCCTGTCTCCAATCTCTCAGATGCTGTCACCACTATGCATGTCCTCATTCAACCTCAGCTTACtgaaaaag aaaagaagaagaagaagaagaagcctaaAGGTGATCTGAACCAGAACAAATGTGTCTGCTTATGTTTTGGACGCCGGTTATGA
- the LOC108847787 gene encoding probable galacturonosyltransferase 14 produces the protein MQLQISPSMRSITISSSNEFTDLMKIKLAATTRHISSRTLFHTILILAFLLPFVFILTALVTLEGLNNCSSIDCLGRRLGPRFLGRVDDSERLARDFYNILNEVSTQEIPDGLKLPDSFNHLLSDMKNNHYDAKTFALVLRAMMEKFERDIRESKFAELMNKHFAASSIPKGIHCLSLRLTDEYSSNAHARRQLPSPELLPVLSDNAFHHFILATDNILAASVVVSSAVQSSSKPEKIVFHIITDKKTYAGMHSWFALNSVAPAIVEVKGVHQFDWLTRENVPVLEAVESHNGVRDYYHGNHVAGANLTETTPRRFASKLQSRSPKYISLLNHLRIYIPELFPNLDKVVFLDDDIVVQRDLAPLWDIDLGGKVNGAVETCRGDDEWVMSKRLRNYFNFSHPLIAKHLDPEECAWAYGMNVFDLQAWRKTDIRETYHSWLRENLKSNLTMWKLGTLPPALIAFKGHVHILDPSWHMLGLGYQKNTNTENVRKAAVIHYNGQSKPWLEIGFEHLRPFWTKYVNCSNDFIKNCHILE, from the exons ATGCAGCTTCAGATATCGCCTAGCATGAGAAGCATCACGATTTCGAGCAGTAATGAGTTTACTGACTTGATGAAGATCAAACTCGCAGCTACGACTCGTCACATCTCTTCCCGAACTCTCTTCCACACCATTCTCATCCTCGCTTTCTTGTTGCCCTTTGTCTTCATCCTCACCGCTCTTGTTACCCTCGAAGGTCTCAACAACTGCTCCTCcattg ATTGTTTAGGGAGGCGGTTAGGTCCACGTTTTCTTGGTAGAGTAGATGATTCAGAG aGACTAGCTAGAGACTTTTATAATATTCTAAACGAAGTAAGCACTCAAGAGATTCCAGATGGTTTGAAGCTTCCAGATTCTTTTAATCACCTTCTTTCAGATATGAAGAATAACCACTATGATGCAAAAACATTTGCTCTTGTGCTCCGAGCCATG ATGGAGAAGTTTGAGCGGGATATTAGAGAATCTAAATTCGCAGAACTCATGAACAAGCACTTTGCAGCGAGTTCCATCCCCAAAGGCATTCACTGTCTCTCTCTAAGACTGACTGATGAATACTCCTCCAACGCTCATGCTCGTAGACAGCTTCCTTCACCAGAGCTTCTCCCTGTTCTCTCAGACAACGCTTTCCACCATTTTATTCTGGCCACGGACAATATCCTGGCTGCATCGGTTGTGGTCTCATCCGCTGTTCAGTCATCTTCGAAACCGGAGAAAATCGTCTTCCACATCATCACAGACAAGAAAACCTACGCGGGTATGCATTCGTGGTTCGCTCTCAACTCCGTTGCACCTGCTATCGTGGAGGTTAAAGGTGTTCATCAGTTTGACTGGCTGACGAGAGAGAATGTTCCGGTTCTGGAAGCTGTGGAAAGCCATAACGGTGTCAGGGACTATTACCATGGGAATCATGTCGCTGGTGCAAACCTCACCGAAACAACTCCCAGAAGGTTTGCTTCGAAGCTGCAGTCTAGAAGTCCCAAATACATATCTTTGCTCAATCATCTTAGAATATATATACCGGAG CTTTTCCCGAACTTGGACAAGGTGGTGTTCTTAGACGATGATATAGTTGTCCAGAGAGACTTGGCTCCACTTTGGGATATTGACCTTGGTGGTAAGGTCAACGGAGCGGTGGAAACTTGCAGGGGTGATGATGAATGGGTGATGTCAAAGCGTTTAAGGAACTACTTCAATTTCTCTCACCCTCTCATTGCAAAGCATTTGGATCCTGAAGAATGCGCTTGGGCATATGGTATGAATGTCTTCGATCTACAAGCTTGGAGAAAGACAGATATCAGAGAAACGTATCACTCTTGGCTTAGAGAG AATCTGAAGTCGAATCTGACGATGTGGAAGCTCGGAACCTTGCCTCCAGCACTTATTGCTTTTAAAGGTCATGTTCACATATTAGACCCGTCATGGCATATGCTTGGGTTAGGCTATCAGAAGAACACCAACACAGAGAATGTAAGGAAAGCTGCAGTGATCCACTACAATGGGCAGTCAAAGCCATGGCTGGAGATTGGTTTCGAGCATCTCAGGCCGTTCTGGACAAAATACGTCAACTGCTCCAATGATTTCATCAAGAACTGTCACATCTTGGAGTAG
- the LOC108846619 gene encoding uncharacterized protein LOC108846619: MEEQHQHLAKPIIGGGGLQPLNNTHSPEEEEPMHRKRDLSCYYGLRQNPKKTTHKSFELGSSSEPRKKILFRCGECGKGFRYEKCLSNHQAGVHLSTIQRVCEESIKSLCSGFSRVRKKKRSRVVRYRRKTSFTTFLEPSSVFDDGDGDEELEVAECLILLSKSSPKIVVDGGGKLVGEAMEAVPERLNGFLSYKKVRNEQKVLEEGDSNKIDQQKQRRACGFDSGIRRFLGHKDEFHQWKLPTRSCDFESGFYRAELGAGAGAMECSVSDDEIVTESGGKGDDVHQCKLCNKIFSSYQALGGHMTSHRMIKSKSKKSCREESIDRDCEDDESVKKEKKMHRKLFKEGSCFRFQSKCQGRFRL; encoded by the coding sequence ATGGAAGAACAGCATCAACATCTCGCTAAACCCATCATCGGCGGTGGTGGTCTACAACCTCTCAACAACACTCATTCACCTGAAGAAGAGGAACCAATGCACCGAAAGCGAGATCTTTCTTGCTACTACGGCCTAAGGCAAAACCCTAAGAAGACAACCCATAAGTCTTTCGAGTTAGGATCTTCTTCGGAACCGAGGAAGAAGATCTTGTTCCGATGCGGAGAGTGTGGGAAAGGGTTCCGTTACGAGAAGTGTCTATCGAATCATCAAGCGGGGGTGCATCTATCGACGATCCAGAGGGTTTGTGAAGAGTCGATCAAGAGTCTGTGTAGTGGATTCAGTcgtgtgaggaagaagaagagatcgaGAGTTGTCAGGTACAGGAGGAAGACTTCGTTTACTACGTTTCTTGAACCGTCCTCTGTTTTTGATGATGGGGATGGTGATGAAGAGCTAGAAGTGGCGGAGTGTTTGATTCTGTTGTCTAAGAGTAGTCCTAAGATTGTAGTAGACGGAGGAGGGAAGCTTGTTGGTGAAGCAATGGAGGCTGTTCCTGAAAGGCTTAACGGTTTCTTGAGCTACAAGAAAGTGAGAAATGAGCAAAAGGTTCTGGAAGAAGGGGACAGTAACAAGATCGATCAACAGAAACAGAGAAGAGCTTGTGGATTTGACTCTGGGATAAGACGTTTCTTGGGGCACAAGGATGAGTTCCATCAGTGGAAACTGCCAACAAGATCCTGTGACTTTGAATCCGGGTTTTACAGAGCTGAGCttggagcaggagcaggagctaTGGAATGTTCTGTTTCTGATGATGAGATTGTTACTGAATCTGGTGGTAAAGGCGATGATGTGCATCAGTGCAAGTTGTGCAACAAGATCTTCTCGTCTTACCAAGCTCTTGGTGGTCACATGACGTCTCATAGGATGATCAAAAGTAAGAGCAAGAAGAGCTGCAGAGAGGAATCAATAGATAGAGACTGTGAGGATGATGAGTCtgtgaagaaagagaagaagatgcaTCGCAAACTGTTCAAGGAAGGTTCATGTTTTAGGTTTCAGAGTAAGTGTCAAGGACGGTTCAGGCTCTAA